From the genome of Streptococcus lutetiensis, one region includes:
- the rfbB gene encoding dTDP-glucose 4,6-dehydratase has translation MSEYKNIIVTGGAGFIGSNFVHYVYNNHPDVHVTVLDKLTYAGNRANLEEILGDRVELVVGDIADAELVDKLAAKADAIVHYAAESHNDNSLKDPSPFIQTNFVGTYTLLEAARKYDIRFHHVSTDEVYGDLPLREDLPGHGEGPGEKFTAETKYNPSSPYSSTKAASDLIVKAWVRSFGVKATISNCSNNYGPYQHIEKFIPRQITNILSGIKPKLYGDGKNVRDWIHTNDHSTGVWAILTKGRIGETYLIGADGEKNNKEVLELILEKMGQPKDAYDHVTDRAGHDLRYAIDSTKLREELGWEPQYNNFEEGLEATIKWYTDNQDWWKAEKEAVEANYAKTQKVLDK, from the coding sequence ATGTCTGAATACAAAAATATTATTGTAACCGGTGGTGCAGGTTTTATCGGTTCAAACTTCGTACACTATGTTTACAACAACCACCCAGATGTACACGTTACTGTTCTTGATAAATTAACATACGCAGGTAACCGTGCAAACTTGGAAGAAATCCTTGGTGACCGTGTTGAATTGGTTGTTGGTGATATCGCAGATGCAGAATTGGTTGACAAATTGGCAGCAAAAGCTGATGCTATCGTTCACTACGCTGCAGAAAGCCACAACGATAACTCACTAAAAGACCCAAGCCCATTCATCCAAACAAACTTTGTTGGTACTTACACACTTTTGGAAGCTGCTCGTAAATACGATATCCGTTTCCACCACGTATCAACTGACGAAGTTTACGGAGATCTTCCACTTCGCGAAGATCTTCCAGGACATGGTGAAGGCCCAGGTGAAAAATTCACTGCCGAAACTAAATACAACCCAAGTTCACCATACTCATCAACAAAAGCTGCATCAGATTTGATCGTAAAAGCTTGGGTACGTTCATTTGGCGTTAAAGCAACAATCTCTAACTGTTCAAATAACTACGGACCATACCAACACATCGAAAAATTCATTCCTCGTCAAATCACAAATATCTTGTCAGGAATTAAACCAAAACTTTACGGTGATGGTAAAAACGTTCGTGACTGGATTCACACAAACGACCACTCAACAGGTGTTTGGGCAATCTTGACAAAAGGACGTATCGGTGAAACTTACCTTATCGGTGCTGATGGTGAAAAGAACAACAAAGAAGTTCTTGAACTTATCCTTGAAAAAATGGGTCAACCAAAAGATGCTTACGATCACGTAACAGACCGTGCTGGTCACGACCTTCGTTACGCAATCGATTCAACTAAACTTCGTGAAGAACTTGGTTGGGAACCACAATACAATAATTTTGAAGAAGGACTTGAAGCAACAATCAAATGGTACACAGATAACCAAGATTGGTGGAAAGCTGAAAAAGAAGCAGTTGAAGCCAACTATGCTAAAACTCAAAAAGTTCTTGATAAATAA
- a CDS encoding NUDIX hydrolase — MTKLATICYIDNGEALLLLHRNKKPNDVHEGKWISVGGKLEASETPDECAKREIFEETHFTVKEMDFKGVITFPEFTPGHDWYTYVFKVTDFEGELISDEESREGTLEWVPYDKVLSKPTWEGDYEIFKWILDDVPFFSAKFTYDDKQRLVDKSVTFYGDK, encoded by the coding sequence ATGACAAAGTTAGCGACGATTTGTTATATTGATAACGGTGAGGCACTTTTGCTTTTGCATCGTAATAAAAAGCCAAACGATGTTCATGAGGGAAAATGGATTTCGGTTGGTGGTAAACTTGAAGCGAGTGAAACGCCTGATGAATGTGCCAAACGTGAAATTTTTGAAGAAACGCATTTTACAGTTAAGGAAATGGATTTTAAAGGTGTGATTACTTTCCCTGAATTTACGCCAGGTCACGATTGGTATACCTACGTCTTTAAGGTGACAGATTTTGAAGGTGAATTAATCTCTGACGAAGAATCACGTGAGGGTACTCTTGAGTGGGTTCCTTATGATAAGGTGTTATCAAAACCAACTTGGGAAGGTGACTATGAAATCTTTAAGTGGATTTTAGATGATGTGCCATTCTTCTCAGCTAAGTTTACTTATGATGACAAGCAACGCTTGGTAGATAAGAGTGTTACTTTTTATGGTGATAAGTAG
- a CDS encoding AI-2E family transporter: MDRHQEKKFTESWFFKWVLNSQATVAVMVTFLVFLTLYLFTKISFLFKPILSFLAIIMLPLVISAILYYLIKPLVGLIERRGVNRTASIFIVYAIIVALLIWAVASFIPMIEGQLTSFVENLPAYVKSVNVESSKLLKSPWLTNYQSELQDMLANISNKAVDYAESFSKNAIDWASSFATAIARVTLAIIMSPFILFYFLRDSHKMKEGLIKVLPTRIRRPTSRILGDINKQLAGYVQGQVTVAIVVGIMFTIFFNMIGLRYAATFGIIAGFLNMIPYLGSFLAMVPVVIMGIVQGPIMLIKILVTFVVEQTIEGRFVAPLVLGSKLSIHPITIMFILLTFGSMFGIWGVFLGIPVYASIKVIVKEIFDWYKAASGLYEEELIVEEGGEESKDVK, from the coding sequence ATGGATCGTCATCAAGAAAAGAAATTTACGGAGTCTTGGTTTTTTAAATGGGTTTTAAACAGTCAAGCTACTGTGGCAGTTATGGTCACTTTTCTTGTCTTTTTGACCCTTTATTTGTTCACTAAGATTTCATTTCTATTTAAACCTATTTTGTCTTTTTTAGCCATCATCATGCTTCCTTTGGTGATTTCGGCAATTCTTTACTATCTGATTAAGCCTTTGGTTGGATTGATTGAACGACGTGGTGTTAATCGAACGGCTTCAATTTTCATTGTTTATGCTATTATTGTGGCTCTACTTATTTGGGCGGTAGCAAGTTTTATTCCTATGATTGAAGGACAATTAACCTCATTTGTTGAGAATTTACCTGCTTATGTTAAAAGTGTCAATGTTGAAAGTTCTAAACTTTTGAAGAGCCCTTGGTTGACTAATTATCAGTCAGAATTGCAGGACATGCTAGCCAATATCAGTAATAAAGCTGTTGATTATGCAGAAAGCTTTTCTAAGAACGCTATTGATTGGGCATCAAGTTTTGCCACCGCTATTGCTCGCGTGACCTTAGCTATCATTATGTCACCATTCATTCTCTTTTATTTCTTAAGAGATAGTCATAAGATGAAAGAGGGGTTAATTAAGGTACTCCCGACTAGAATACGTCGTCCAACATCACGTATTCTTGGGGATATCAACAAACAACTTGCTGGTTATGTTCAAGGTCAAGTAACTGTGGCGATTGTTGTTGGGATTATGTTTACAATCTTCTTTAATATGATTGGTTTGCGTTATGCGGCAACTTTTGGTATTATTGCAGGCTTCCTTAATATGATTCCATATCTTGGTAGTTTCTTAGCCATGGTTCCTGTTGTGATTATGGGGATTGTTCAAGGACCAATTATGCTGATTAAGATTCTTGTGACCTTCGTGGTTGAACAAACGATTGAAGGGCGTTTTGTGGCTCCTTTGGTTTTGGGAAGCAAGCTAAGCATTCATCCGATTACCATTATGTTTATTTTGCTAACGTTTGGCTCAATGTTTGGTATTTGGGGAGTTTTCCTAGGAATTCCGGTTTATGCCTCTATCAAGGTGATTGTTAAAGAAATTTTTGACTGGTACAAAGCTGCCAGTGGTTTATATGAAGAAGAGTTAATTGTAGAAGAAGGAGGAGAAGAATCAAAAGATGTTAAATAG
- a CDS encoding tetratricopeptide repeat protein, giving the protein MLNSEKMVASIQSQDLEHANKYFKRALKEDDAETLLELAEYLESIGFLPQAKEIYLQEREDYPEVNINLAQIATEDGDIEGAFLYLDAISPESDTYLSALLVMADIYEMEGLADVAREKLLQASQISDEPLVIFGLAEIEMELGNYNQAIKEYAKLDNRDILELTGVSTYQRIGRVYASLGKFEAAIEFLEKAAEIEYDDNTVFELATILYDQDEYQKANIYFKQLETMNPDFEGYEYVYAQSLHEENKTEEALRLVQKGLAKNEFDTNLLLAASQFSYELHDIKQAESYLLKGKEVAVDDEDVLIRLTNLYLEEERYDDVVALNRDNIDNVLTKWNIAKAYQALEADKKALKIYDDLATDLVDNPEFLQDYAYILREFGYADRAKDVAKRYLTLVPDDVNMVEFLNEDEF; this is encoded by the coding sequence ATGTTAAATAGTGAAAAAATGGTTGCCTCAATCCAGAGTCAAGATTTGGAGCATGCTAATAAATATTTTAAACGAGCTTTGAAAGAAGACGATGCTGAGACTCTTTTGGAATTGGCAGAGTATCTTGAAAGCATTGGTTTCTTGCCACAAGCAAAAGAAATTTATTTGCAAGAACGTGAAGATTATCCTGAAGTTAATATCAATCTAGCTCAGATTGCGACTGAAGATGGTGATATCGAAGGTGCTTTCTTGTATCTTGATGCTATTTCGCCTGAGAGCGATACTTATTTGTCTGCTTTGCTTGTTATGGCAGATATCTACGAAATGGAAGGGCTAGCTGACGTTGCGCGTGAAAAACTTCTCCAGGCTAGTCAGATTAGTGATGAACCTTTGGTTATTTTTGGTTTGGCTGAAATCGAAATGGAACTTGGTAATTACAACCAAGCTATCAAAGAATACGCTAAGCTAGATAATCGAGATATTCTTGAATTGACTGGTGTGTCAACCTATCAACGTATCGGTCGTGTATATGCTAGTCTCGGAAAATTTGAAGCAGCTATTGAATTTCTTGAAAAAGCTGCTGAGATTGAATACGATGATAATACTGTTTTTGAATTAGCGACAATTTTATATGATCAAGATGAATACCAAAAAGCAAATATTTACTTCAAACAATTGGAGACAATGAATCCTGATTTTGAAGGGTATGAGTATGTTTATGCACAATCTCTTCATGAAGAAAATAAAACTGAAGAAGCCCTTCGATTGGTTCAAAAAGGTTTGGCTAAAAATGAATTTGATACCAATCTTTTGCTTGCAGCATCACAATTTTCATATGAATTACACGATATCAAACAAGCAGAAAGTTATCTTTTGAAAGGAAAAGAAGTAGCTGTTGACGATGAAGATGTCTTGATACGTTTGACAAACTTATACTTAGAAGAAGAACGCTACGACGATGTTGTAGCTCTTAATCGCGATAACATTGATAATGTGCTTACTAAATGGAATATTGCCAAAGCTTACCAAGCTCTTGAGGCTGATAAAAAGGCTCTCAAAATTTATGATGATTTAGCAACTGACTTGGTAGACAATCCAGAATTCTTGCAAGACTATGCCTATATTTTGCGTGAATTTGGCTACGCAGATCGTGCTAAGGATGTAGCTAAACGTTATTTGACTTTGGTTCCAGATGATGTCAATATGGTGGAATTTTTAAATGAAGATGAATTTTAA
- a CDS encoding sec-independent periplasmic protein translocation protein TatC, whose protein sequence is MKMNFKSLLASNLITVIIIFVLLLFFDQSGEPLRNILVVFGSFILMTIYDFVRTRRKK, encoded by the coding sequence ATGAAGATGAATTTTAAGAGTCTTTTGGCTAGTAACCTAATAACGGTTATTATCATTTTTGTTTTGCTATTATTCTTTGATCAAAGTGGTGAACCACTTCGCAATATTCTTGTGGTATTTGGTAGTTTTATCTTGATGACCATCTATGATTTTGTCAGAACAAGACGAAAAAAATAG
- the alsS gene encoding acetolactate synthase AlsS, giving the protein MTEQKQYGADLVVDSLINHDIDYVFGIPGAKIDRIFDTLEDKGPQLIVARHEQNAAFMAQGIGRITGTPGVVITTSGPGVSNLATGLVTATDEGDPVLAISGQVKRADLLKRSHQSMKNVAMMEPVTKYAVEVHEPDTLSETIANAYRVAKSGKRGASFVSIPQDVTDSLVSVKAIKPLTDPQLGSASVGDINYLAQAIRNADLPVLLLGNGASTRAVTKSIRKLLDAVKLPVVETFQGAGIVSRELEEDTFFGRVGLFRNQPGDMLLKKADLVIAIGYDPIEYEARNWNAEISARIIVIDVAQAEIDTYFQPERELIGNIADTIDLLLPAVNGYVLTKASVDYLQNLKKNVVEDVKFDRNSKEGLVHPLDVIDVLQENTTDDMTVTVDVGSHYIWMARYFKSYEARHLLFSNGMQTLGVALPWAISAALVRPNTTVISVSGDGGFLFSAQELETAVRLNLPIVHIIWNDGKYNMVEFQEEMKYGRSSGVDFGPVDFVKYAESFGAKGYRVDSKEGFEATFKKALAEAANGPVLIDIPIDYKDNIKLGETILPDEFY; this is encoded by the coding sequence ATGACTGAACAAAAGCAATATGGGGCTGATTTGGTAGTGGATAGTCTCATCAACCATGACATTGACTATGTTTTTGGTATTCCTGGTGCTAAAATTGATCGTATTTTTGACACTCTTGAAGATAAGGGGCCACAGTTGATTGTAGCTCGTCATGAGCAAAATGCTGCTTTTATGGCACAAGGGATTGGACGTATTACAGGTACACCTGGCGTTGTGATTACAACAAGTGGACCTGGAGTTTCAAATTTGGCGACAGGATTGGTGACCGCAACGGATGAAGGGGATCCTGTTTTAGCGATTTCAGGTCAAGTAAAACGTGCTGATTTGCTGAAACGGTCTCACCAATCTATGAAAAATGTGGCAATGATGGAACCAGTTACAAAATATGCTGTAGAAGTTCATGAGCCAGATACTCTCTCTGAAACAATTGCTAATGCCTATCGTGTGGCAAAGTCAGGTAAACGTGGTGCAAGCTTTGTTTCCATTCCACAAGATGTGACTGACAGTTTGGTTTCCGTAAAAGCAATCAAGCCATTAACAGATCCTCAATTGGGTTCTGCGTCAGTTGGTGATATCAACTATTTAGCGCAAGCTATCCGAAATGCCGACTTACCAGTTCTTCTTCTGGGAAATGGTGCTTCAACGCGTGCAGTTACAAAGTCTATTCGTAAGTTATTGGATGCTGTAAAATTACCAGTTGTTGAAACTTTCCAAGGGGCAGGTATCGTATCGCGTGAACTTGAAGAAGACACTTTCTTTGGACGTGTTGGGCTTTTCCGCAATCAGCCAGGTGACATGTTGCTTAAAAAAGCTGACCTAGTTATTGCTATTGGTTATGACCCAATTGAGTATGAAGCCCGAAATTGGAATGCTGAAATTTCAGCTCGTATTATTGTTATCGACGTTGCGCAAGCTGAAATCGATACTTATTTCCAACCAGAACGTGAATTGATTGGTAACATTGCGGATACGATTGACTTGCTCTTGCCTGCCGTTAATGGTTATGTTTTGACAAAAGCATCAGTAGATTATTTGCAAAATCTGAAGAAAAATGTTGTCGAAGATGTCAAATTTGATCGTAATTCCAAGGAAGGTTTGGTTCACCCGCTTGATGTTATTGATGTCTTACAAGAAAATACAACAGATGATATGACTGTCACTGTTGACGTTGGTAGTCACTACATTTGGATGGCACGTTATTTCAAATCATATGAAGCTCGTCATCTGCTCTTTTCAAACGGCATGCAGACCCTTGGAGTTGCACTTCCTTGGGCAATTTCAGCTGCTCTTGTTCGCCCAAATACAACTGTTATCTCTGTATCTGGTGATGGTGGTTTCCTCTTCTCAGCGCAAGAATTAGAAACTGCAGTTCGTCTTAATTTACCAATCGTTCACATTATCTGGAATGATGGTAAATACAATATGGTTGAATTCCAAGAAGAGATGAAATACGGTCGTTCTTCAGGCGTTGATTTTGGTCCTGTTGATTTTGTGAAATACGCTGAAAGTTTTGGTGCTAAAGGTTACCGTGTTGATAGCAAAGAAGGTTTTGAAGCGACCTTCAAAAAAGCTCTTGCTGAAGCAGCCAATGGTCCAGTTCTTATCGATATTCCAATCGATTACAAAGATAATATCAAACTTGGTGAAACAATCTTACCAGACGAATTTTATTAA
- the budA gene encoding acetolactate decarboxylase encodes MSEAIKLFQYNTLSALMAGLYGGTLTIGELLEHGDLGIGTLDSIDGELIILDGKAYQAIGSNGKPEIVEVSDDVKVPYAAVVPHQAEVIFKQRFEMTDAELKKRIESYYDGVNLFRSIKIKGTFSNMHVRMIPKSAPNTKFAEVATRQPEYSRENVTGTIVGIWTPKMFHGVSVAGYHLHFISDDLTFGGHVMDFVISEGVVEVGPVDQLDQRFPVQDRKYLFAKFNMDELKEDIKKSE; translated from the coding sequence ATGTCAGAAGCAATTAAACTTTTTCAATATAATACCTTAAGTGCCCTAATGGCTGGTCTTTATGGTGGTACCTTAACCATTGGTGAGTTACTAGAGCACGGTGATTTGGGAATCGGAACACTCGATTCTATTGATGGAGAGTTGATTATTCTAGACGGTAAAGCCTATCAAGCTATCGGTTCAAACGGGAAACCTGAAATTGTTGAGGTTTCTGATGATGTCAAAGTTCCTTACGCTGCAGTTGTTCCTCATCAAGCTGAAGTGATTTTCAAACAACGTTTTGAAATGACAGATGCAGAGTTGAAAAAACGTATCGAATCGTATTATGATGGTGTGAACTTGTTCCGTTCGATTAAAATTAAGGGGACTTTTTCTAACATGCATGTTCGCATGATTCCCAAATCTGCGCCAAATACAAAATTTGCAGAAGTTGCAACACGCCAACCCGAATATTCACGTGAAAATGTCACAGGGACTATTGTGGGTATCTGGACACCTAAGATGTTCCACGGAGTAAGTGTTGCTGGTTATCATTTACACTTTATTTCAGATGATTTAACCTTCGGTGGTCATGTGATGGATTTTGTGATTTCAGAAGGTGTGGTTGAAGTAGGACCTGTTGACCAACTTGATCAACGTTTCCCAGTTCAAGACCGCAAATACCTTTTTGCAAAATTTAACATGGACGAATTGAAAGAAGACATCAAAAAAAGCGAATAA
- a CDS encoding APC family permease, with translation MDIFRKTPMAQKTSHLQRRLGLAELIFLGVGSIVGTGIFTITGVGASQYAGPAITISIIIAAICVTMSALFFAEFSSRLPHSGGVYRYLYTVFGEYPAWIAGWFMMIEFAGAISTAASGWGEYLKAFLKTFGISLPTALSGPFNPAKGTYIDIVPVILLLCVTALVVLGVQTVLRFNSILVIFKLAVLLIFIALGLTAINTQNWSDFTPFGFGQIYGGKVGIMAGASLMFFAFLGFESISMAADETKEPQKKIPQGIFFSIGLTTLLYVLVTLVLTGTVHYTKLNTADVVPFVLRSIGFSLVGNIVSVVVIFTLVTVCISMMFALSRVIYNVSCDGLLPEQFQELTPKSKVPKKATIFVGIVTMFFSGVFPLEILALLVNIVTLAYLILLAFGVIKLRKDFGEPKEGEFRAPWVPFLPILSIVVCLALMTQCKLETWYCFIIAFVIGTIIYFAYGYRHSKLIDKTEE, from the coding sequence ATGGATATTTTTCGAAAGACCCCGATGGCGCAAAAGACAAGCCATTTGCAACGACGCCTGGGGCTTGCTGAACTTATCTTTTTAGGGGTAGGTTCGATTGTTGGGACTGGGATTTTCACGATAACAGGAGTAGGTGCTTCTCAATATGCAGGACCTGCGATTACTATTTCAATTATTATTGCTGCTATCTGTGTAACCATGTCAGCTTTATTCTTTGCAGAATTTTCTTCAAGATTGCCTCATTCAGGTGGTGTGTATCGCTATTTGTATACTGTTTTTGGAGAGTACCCAGCTTGGATTGCAGGTTGGTTTATGATGATTGAATTTGCAGGAGCGATTTCAACGGCAGCCTCTGGTTGGGGAGAGTATTTAAAAGCTTTCTTGAAAACTTTTGGCATTAGTTTGCCGACAGCTTTGAGTGGTCCTTTTAATCCTGCAAAGGGAACTTATATTGATATTGTTCCTGTTATCTTATTACTTTGTGTGACAGCCCTTGTTGTACTAGGGGTTCAAACGGTATTGAGATTTAATTCTATTTTGGTTATCTTTAAATTAGCGGTTTTGCTTATATTTATTGCTCTTGGTTTGACAGCAATTAATACACAAAACTGGAGTGATTTCACACCGTTCGGATTTGGTCAAATTTATGGTGGAAAAGTTGGTATCATGGCTGGTGCGTCATTGATGTTCTTTGCTTTTCTTGGATTTGAATCAATTTCTATGGCGGCTGATGAGACCAAAGAACCTCAAAAGAAAATTCCGCAAGGTATCTTCTTTTCAATTGGATTGACAACTTTGTTGTATGTTTTGGTTACTTTGGTTTTAACTGGAACTGTTCACTATACTAAATTAAATACAGCTGACGTGGTACCATTTGTTTTACGTAGCATTGGTTTTTCATTAGTAGGTAATATTGTTTCTGTTGTGGTTATTTTTACATTGGTAACGGTATGTATTTCTATGATGTTTGCCTTGTCACGTGTGATTTACAATGTCAGTTGTGATGGGCTTTTGCCTGAGCAATTCCAAGAATTAACACCGAAGAGCAAGGTTCCTAAGAAAGCAACTATATTTGTTGGGATTGTCACAATGTTCTTCTCGGGAGTTTTTCCTTTGGAAATTCTAGCTTTGTTAGTTAATATTGTGACACTTGCATACCTTATCCTGCTTGCTTTTGGGGTTATCAAACTTCGTAAAGATTTTGGTGAGCCAAAAGAAGGGGAATTCAGAGCACCTTGGGTGCCATTTTTGCCAATATTATCAATTGTGGTTTGCTTGGCTTTGATGACACAATGTAAGCTTGAGACATGGTATTGCTTTATCATTGCCTTTGTGATTGGAACAATCATTTATTTTGCTTATGGTTACCGTCACTCAAAATTAATCGATAAAACTGAAGAATAA
- a CDS encoding Rqc2 family fibronectin-binding protein, whose protein sequence is MSFDGFFLHHLTKELQDELLYGRIQKVNQPFEHELVLTIRNNRKNYKLLLSAHPVFGRLQITKTDFQNPQTPNTFTMIMRKYLQGAVIENITQIENDRVLEIAFSNKNEIGDNIKVTLVVEIMGKHSNIILIDKAESKIIESIKHIGFSQNSYRTILPGSTYIAPPKTNAKNPFTVSDEKLFEILQTEDLAPRHLQKLFQGLGRDTAENLAAQLSDDKLKQFRAFFARPVQPNMTDKSFAAVPFNNSGQTFDSLSELLDVFYQDKAERDRVNQQSSDLIHRVQTELDKNIKKLAKQEKELAATENAEEFRQKGELLTTYLSMVPNNQDQVELDNYYTNEKITIALDKSLTPNQNAQRYFKKYQKLKEAVKHLTGLIEETKHTITYLESVETSLSHASISDIEDIREELVETGFVKRRTRDKHHKRKKPEQYLASDGKTIIMVGRNNLQNDELTFKMAKKGELWFHAKDIPGSHVLIKDNLNPSDEVKTDAAELAAYYSKARLSNLIQVDMIEAKKLNKPTGAKPGFVTYTGQKTLRVTPTEEKINSMRIENKK, encoded by the coding sequence ATGTCATTTGATGGTTTTTTCCTACATCATTTAACCAAAGAATTACAAGATGAGCTTCTCTACGGACGCATTCAAAAAGTTAATCAGCCCTTTGAGCACGAGCTTGTTTTAACCATTCGTAATAACCGTAAAAACTATAAACTGTTACTTTCTGCCCACCCTGTTTTTGGGCGTCTGCAAATTACTAAAACAGACTTTCAAAACCCTCAAACACCTAATACCTTTACCATGATTATGCGTAAATACCTTCAAGGTGCGGTTATTGAAAACATCACACAAATTGAAAATGACCGTGTTTTAGAAATCGCCTTTTCAAATAAAAATGAAATCGGTGACAACATCAAGGTCACCTTGGTTGTTGAAATCATGGGCAAACACAGTAACATCATCTTGATTGATAAGGCTGAAAGTAAGATTATCGAATCTATCAAGCATATCGGTTTCTCACAAAACAGCTACCGAACAATCTTGCCTGGTTCAACTTACATTGCACCGCCAAAAACTAATGCTAAAAATCCTTTTACCGTTTCAGATGAAAAATTATTTGAAATCTTACAAACCGAGGATTTGGCACCACGTCATCTTCAAAAGCTTTTCCAAGGTTTGGGACGTGATACCGCTGAAAATTTGGCAGCTCAGCTTAGTGATGACAAACTCAAACAGTTCCGTGCTTTCTTTGCTCGACCTGTCCAGCCAAATATGACTGACAAATCATTTGCAGCGGTGCCATTTAATAATAGCGGTCAAACTTTTGACAGCCTTTCAGAGTTGCTAGATGTTTTCTATCAAGATAAAGCTGAACGCGATCGCGTCAACCAACAATCAAGCGACTTGATTCACCGTGTTCAAACTGAACTCGATAAAAATATCAAAAAGCTAGCAAAACAAGAAAAAGAATTGGCAGCTACTGAAAACGCCGAAGAATTCCGCCAAAAAGGCGAACTCTTAACCACTTATCTCTCAATGGTGCCAAACAATCAAGACCAAGTGGAACTTGATAACTACTACACTAATGAAAAAATCACTATTGCTCTTGATAAAAGTTTGACCCCTAACCAAAATGCTCAGCGTTATTTCAAAAAATACCAAAAACTAAAAGAAGCTGTCAAACACTTAACAGGGCTTATCGAAGAAACAAAACACACAATCACTTATCTTGAAAGTGTTGAAACTTCTCTTAGTCACGCTTCTATCTCTGATATCGAAGACATTCGTGAAGAGTTGGTGGAAACTGGTTTTGTCAAACGCCGCACGCGCGATAAACATCACAAACGTAAAAAACCAGAGCAATACCTTGCTTCAGATGGTAAGACAATCATCATGGTCGGACGCAACAACCTGCAAAATGATGAATTAACCTTCAAAATGGCGAAAAAAGGTGAACTCTGGTTCCACGCTAAGGATATTCCAGGTAGTCACGTACTCATCAAGGACAATCTTAACCCAAGCGATGAAGTCAAGACTGATGCCGCTGAATTAGCAGCTTATTACTCAAAAGCTCGCCTATCAAATCTTATCCAAGTCGATATGATTGAAGCTAAAAAACTCAACAAACCTACTGGTGCCAAACCTGGTTTTGTCACATACACTGGTCAAAAAACACTTCGCGTTACACCAACCGAAGAAAAAATCAATAGCATGCGCATTGAAAATAAGAAATAA